Part of the Nitrosophilus alvini genome, GGCGGGAATCGAACCCGCGTCCAGAAACAACCGACGGCAGGCTTCTACGTGCGTAGCAGCGTTGAATATTCTCGGCTTTTTGCAGCTCAACGCCCAAAGCTGACAAAAAGCCCAGTCCTTTGTGTCGACACAGAGTCGGACGGCTCTGTGTCCAAGCTGCTTATTTTATGACACCGTAAAACCACGGACTAAGCAGCCAATCCGTGTACGGCGGACCAAATATAAGTTAAACTTACGCAGCTACAGCGTAAGCTGGTCTATAATCTGTATTGTTTGCGTCTATTTGTTTGAGGAGTTTTTACGGCGTTCCTCAAGCCGACACGCAACCTGCAGCCGACTGCTCCTGTCGAAGCCAGGTCAGGCCCATAGCTTTACCTAAGAGTTGATACTCTCTTTTATCTCTTTGGCAAGTGCATTTATTTTATTGATTTTTTCACTGCTTGTCAAGTCGTCTCTTAAAAGAACCTTAACAAAGGCACTTCCGACGATCACTCCGTCAACCCCTCTGGACTTCTCTTTTGCCGTTTTTTCATTTACACCGAAACCTATATAAAGAGGGGTATCGGTAGTCTGCCTGACCCATTCTATCAAAGAGGCGAGATCTTCACTTTTGCCTGCTCCCGTTATACCTGTATAAGCCACCATATAGATAAACTTTTTGGAATCTTTCAAAATAGTCCTTACCCGCTCTTCAGAGTCAGTAGGCGCTACAAAATCTATAAGAGCGATATCGTTTTTATCAAATAGCGGACGATATGTTATAGCTTCCTCAAACGGTAGATCAGGAATTATAAATCCGCTCACGCCCATTCTTTTGGCTTCATCTATGAAATATTCAACACCTTTATGGTAAAACGGGTTGAAATATCCCATCCACAGGGTATCTATCTCTTTTGCTATTTTCTCTGAAATATAGAGTGTATCCGAAACTCTGAATCCCTTTTTGAGTGCTCTTACATTTGCTTCTTCTATAACAGGACCGTCTGCTACCGGGTCTGAAAAGGGGATACCCAACTCTATGCTGTCTGCTCCGGCCTCTTTCAATGAGAGTGCCAAATCTACGGTAAATTCTCTATCCGGATAGGCTGAAGTGATATACGCTACCAACTTTTTCAAAAAAGTTCCTTAAATTTTTAATAGTCAATCAATCGGCAAAAGGCCAAAAATAGAACTTTTCAACCTCTTTGCCCCTTTTCTCGTTCGCTTTTATAATTGTAATTATACCGTTTTTTTGATAAAATGAATCTGCTTCTAAATATCTTTTTCTGGGGATTTTATGAATAAAAAACATACTGTCGCATCTATAAAAGCATCCAAAAACAAAACTGTTTTATCAATGATAACGGCTTATGATGCGCTTTTTGCAAAACTTTTCGATCCCATTGTGGATATGATACTTGTAGGCGACAGCCTCAATATGACCTTTTACGGAAAAAATGACACTCTATCAGCTACTCTTGAGCAGATGATATATCACACTCAGGCAGTTTGCAACGGTGCCAAAAACAGCTTTATCATATGCGATATGCCCTTCGGAACTTATACAACAAAAGAAGAGGCACTGGAAAACTGCATAAAAGTATATAAAGAGACTACAGCAGATGCGGTCAAGATAGAAGGAGGGGCCGAAAAAGCGGAAATTATAAAACATTTGACCGATAACGCCATTGCCGTTATGGGCCATATAGGACTTATGCCGCAATATGTAAGATTTGAAGGCGGCTATAAAGTAAAAGGGAAAGAGGAAAAAGAGATAGAAAAACTTATATGCGATGCCAAAGCCGTTGAAGATGCCGGAGCATTTTGCCTTG contains:
- the trpA gene encoding tryptophan synthase subunit alpha, whose translation is MKKLVAYITSAYPDREFTVDLALSLKEAGADSIELGIPFSDPVADGPVIEEANVRALKKGFRVSDTLYISEKIAKEIDTLWMGYFNPFYHKGVEYFIDEAKRMGVSGFIIPDLPFEEAITYRPLFDKNDIALIDFVAPTDSEERVRTILKDSKKFIYMVAYTGITGAGKSEDLASLIEWVRQTTDTPLYIGFGVNEKTAKEKSRGVDGVIVGSAFVKVLLRDDLTSSEKINKINALAKEIKESINS
- the panB gene encoding 3-methyl-2-oxobutanoate hydroxymethyltransferase: MNKKHTVASIKASKNKTVLSMITAYDALFAKLFDPIVDMILVGDSLNMTFYGKNDTLSATLEQMIYHTQAVCNGAKNSFIICDMPFGTYTTKEEALENCIKVYKETTADAVKIEGGAEKAEIIKHLTDNAIAVMGHIGLMPQYVRFEGGYKVKGKEEKEIEKLICDAKAVEDAGAFCLVIEGVKPVAAQEVAKSLHIPVIGIGAGAGVDGQVLVWSDMLGFFEDFKPKFVKRYLNGAELVKNAVKKYDEEVKSGSFPNSEHSY